In a genomic window of Pedobacter sp. KBS0701:
- a CDS encoding response regulator produces MDTIEQKPTTLMIADDHKLFAEGLSAILSEQPDFKIIGMASNGKEILHLLNHQIPDILILDLNMPVLDGEIAAEKVRQLFPSVKIMVLSMYYTVKLAAKLESIGVKAFVQKDTDAETLFKIISNLQLGEKYFQKIKSNVQPSGFNDGDHFQKSHNLTAREMEILQLISEDYSSQQIAQKLFIALNTVDTHRKNMAQKLNVTGKAGLLKFALENKLR; encoded by the coding sequence ATGGACACAATTGAACAAAAACCGACCACATTAATGATCGCAGATGATCATAAACTATTTGCCGAAGGGTTATCGGCCATCCTTTCTGAACAACCTGACTTTAAGATAATCGGCATGGCATCAAACGGAAAGGAAATTCTGCACCTTTTAAACCACCAAATACCGGATATTCTAATCCTGGATTTAAATATGCCTGTTTTAGATGGAGAAATTGCTGCCGAAAAAGTAAGACAATTATTCCCTTCAGTAAAAATTATGGTATTATCAATGTACTATACGGTTAAATTAGCAGCAAAATTAGAAAGTATAGGGGTGAAGGCTTTCGTTCAAAAAGATACCGATGCAGAAACTCTTTTTAAAATTATATCCAATTTGCAGCTCGGTGAAAAATATTTCCAGAAAATAAAATCTAATGTTCAGCCATCGGGATTTAACGATGGAGATCATTTTCAAAAAAGCCACAACCTAACAGCGAGAGAAATGGAAATCCTACAATTGATCAGCGAAGACTACTCTTCTCAGCAAATTGCCCAAAAATTATTTATAGCTTTAAACACTGTTGATACACATCGAAAAAACATGGCACAAAAGCTAAATGTAACCGGAAAAGCAGGATTATTAAAATTTGCGCTTGAAAATAAGCTCCGCTAA
- a CDS encoding 3-oxoacyl-ACP synthase III family protein, producing the protein MNRAINTVITGTGSYIPQNIISGSEFLNSTFFENGNRLEKENSEIIDKFSEITEIVERRYACPEQLSNHIGAKAAEKAIENAGIDKETLDYIIFCHNFGDIPLGSNRIDILPSLASKVKQQLGIVNPDCVAYDIIFGCPGWVQGAIQADYYIKSGDAKRVMVIGAETLSRIIDPHDRDSMIFSDGAGAVIFEAQESAEKRGILAHKTETHAVNYGNLLTMGKSAHPDETNGNLYLKMNGRKLYEFAVVQVPQVIKKAIDRAGLSVEDVNIVFVHQANGKMDTAIMKRLFKLYGKDTVPENLVPMTISWLGNSSVATVPTLLDLVLKGEVKGYKVKAGDVAVFASVGAGMHINAFIYRF; encoded by the coding sequence ATGAACAGAGCAATAAATACGGTAATTACCGGTACTGGGAGTTACATTCCACAAAATATTATTTCTGGTAGTGAATTCTTAAATTCGACGTTTTTTGAGAATGGTAACCGATTAGAGAAAGAGAATTCAGAGATCATCGATAAATTCTCTGAAATTACGGAGATCGTAGAAAGACGTTACGCCTGCCCTGAGCAGTTAAGCAATCATATTGGTGCTAAGGCCGCAGAAAAAGCCATTGAAAATGCAGGAATCGATAAAGAAACCTTAGATTATATTATATTCTGTCATAATTTTGGTGATATCCCTTTGGGTAGCAACCGTATTGACATTTTGCCATCTTTAGCTTCAAAGGTAAAACAGCAATTAGGCATTGTAAATCCGGACTGCGTTGCCTACGATATCATTTTTGGTTGCCCAGGCTGGGTTCAGGGTGCAATACAGGCAGATTACTATATTAAAAGCGGAGATGCGAAACGTGTTATGGTTATAGGTGCAGAAACCTTAAGCCGTATTATTGATCCACATGACCGTGATAGTATGATTTTTTCGGATGGTGCAGGCGCTGTAATTTTCGAGGCTCAAGAATCAGCAGAAAAAAGAGGAATACTGGCACATAAAACAGAAACACACGCCGTAAACTATGGCAATTTATTAACCATGGGCAAGAGCGCTCATCCTGATGAAACCAATGGAAACCTTTATTTAAAAATGAATGGGCGTAAGCTGTATGAGTTTGCGGTAGTTCAGGTTCCTCAGGTGATTAAAAAGGCCATTGATAGAGCAGGCTTGAGCGTTGAAGATGTAAATATTGTATTTGTGCATCAGGCCAATGGAAAAATGGATACTGCTATCATGAAACGCTTATTTAAACTTTATGGTAAAGATACCGTCCCTGAAAACTTAGTTCCGATGACGATTTCATGGCTGGGAAACAGTTCGGTTGCTACTGTACCAACCTTGTTGGATCTGGTATTAAAAGGCGAAGTGAAAGGATATAAAGTTAAGGCTGGTGATGTAGCTGTTTTTGCTTCAGTAGGAGCAGGAATGCACATTAATGCTTTTATATACCGCTTCTAA